In Rutidosis leptorrhynchoides isolate AG116_Rl617_1_P2 chromosome 2, CSIRO_AGI_Rlap_v1, whole genome shotgun sequence, one genomic interval encodes:
- the LOC139892980 gene encoding oxalate--CoA ligase-like — METLTGLLKHIADKFPDHHAISVSGKMDITHLRLNQLIEHAASSLVTAGVKPNDVVALTFPNTIEYVIMFLAVIRVRATAAPLNQAYTADEFEFYLSDSESKLLLTAKEGNAAAESAAAKIGIRHVTATLHEVESGIHLSTASGSESEYSDSDAAKNISINEPSDVALFLHTSGTTSRPKGVPLTQLNLLSSVNNIKSVYKLTESDSTVIVLPLFHVHGLLAGLLSSLGAGAAVTLPAAGRFSATTFWLDMIKYNATWYTAVPTIHQIILDRHLTKPEPVYPNLRFIRSCSASLAPSIMARLEEAFGAPVLEAYAMTEATHLMSSNPLPENGPHVPGSVGKPVGQEMAILDENGVEQKAGANGEVCIRGPNVTSGYKNNPEANKSAFLFGWFHTGDIGFFDSDGYLHLVGRIKELINRGGEKISPIEVDAVLLSHPDVAQAVCFGVPDDKYGEEINCAVIPREGSNLDEEEVSRFCKKNLAAFKVPKKVFITDSVPKTATGKIQRRIVAEHFLTRISTAKVPKFGA; from the exons atggaaacctTAACCGGACTACTAAAACATATCGCCGATAAATTCCCCGATCACCATGCAATCTCCGTTTCCGGCAAAATGGATATAACTCACCTTCGCCTCAACCAATTAATCGAACACGCTGCTAGTTCTCTCGTAACAGCTGGTGTCAAACCTAACGACGTCGTTGCACTCACCTTCCCAAACACCATTGAG TATGTGATCATGTTTTTGGCGGTTATTAGAGTACGAGCGACGGCGGCGCCGCTTAATCAAGCGTATACGGCCGATGAATTCGAGTTTTATTTATCGGATTCTGAATCCAAACTTTTGCTAACTGCGAAAGAAGGAAACGCAGCTGCTGAATCAGCGGCCGCTAAAATCGGAATCCGTCACGTGACTGCCACGTTGCACGAGGTGGAATCAGGTATACACCTCTCGACAGCATCGGGATCGGAATCGGAATATTCTGATTCTGACGCTGCGAAAAATATTAGTATCAATGAACCATCTGACGTGGCACTTTTTCTTCACACTTCTGGAACAACTAGCCGGCCAAAAGGCGTTCCGTTGACACAACTCAATTTACTATCATCAGTTAACAATATTAAATCGGTTTATAAACTCACTGAGTCTGACTCGACCGTTATTGTTCTTCCGTTATTCCATGTTCATGGTTTACTCGCCGGGTTACTGAGTTCACTCGGTGCCGGAGCTGCCGTGACTCTGCCGGCAGCCGGCAGATTCTCTGCCACCACTTTTTGGTTAGACATGATCAAATATAATGCCACGTGGTACACGGCTGTCCCCACTATTCACCAAATTATACTAGACCGACATTTAACGAAACCTGAACCAGTTTACCCGAACCTGCGGTTCATTCGGAGCTGTAGCGCCTCGCTTGCCCCGAGCATTATGGCTCGGCTTGAGGAGGCGTTTGGGGCTCCGGTTTTGGAAGCTTATGCGATGACTGAAGCGACGCATCTTATGTCGTCTAACCCGTTGCCTGAAAACGGGCCACATGTTCCCGGGTCGGTTGGGAAGCCTGTGGGTCAAGAAATGGCGATTTTAGACGAGAATGGTGTGGAGCAAAAGGCTGGAGCGAATGGTGAGGTTTGTATTCGCGGCCCGAATGTTACAAGTGGGTATAAGAATAACCCGGAAGCTAATAAATCGGCGTTTTTGTTCGGGTGGTTTCATACGGGTGATATCGGTTTTTTCGACTCTGATGGATACTTGCATCTTGTTGGCCGGATCAAAGAATTGATCAACCGAGGAG GTGAGAAGATATCACCTATTGAGGTGGATGCAGTTCTATTGTCGCACCCTGATGTGGCCCAAGCCGTATGCTTCGGTGTGCCCGATGACAAATATGGCGAAGAG ATAAACTGTGCTGTGATACCAAGAGAAGGATCGAATCTTGACGAGGAAGAAGTTTCGAGATTCTGCAAGAAGAATCTTGCTGCTTTTAAGGTTCCTAAGAAGGTGTTCATCACTGATTCTGTTCCAAAAACAGCTACAGGAAAGATTCAAAGGAGGATTGTAGCAGAACACTTCCTTACGCGTATCTCGACTGCTAAAGTCCCCAAGTTTGGAGCTTAA
- the LOC139892979 gene encoding 3'-5' exonuclease-like produces the protein MTITIVDHELPDDTHNLYDVTFFDTTISTLLTTTPSFVDTWISDTQNLNPQIIGLDVEWRPNQSRNSENPIATVQLCTGNRCLIFQIIHSPTVPQSLTNFLNNPNYTFVGVGIESDVEKLILDYNLVVAKTVDVRTLAADVYGLKELKNAGIKDLCVRVLGKQVNKPKGVTMSRWDNPWLVPAQVQYACVDAFLSYEIGRILINGNQN, from the coding sequence ATGACAATCACCATCGTCGATCACGAACTCCCCGACGACACACACAACCTCTACGACGTCACATTCTTCGACACCACCATCTCCACTCTTCTCACCACCACTCCATCATTCGTCGACACGTGGATCTCCGACACCCAAAACCTCAACCCCCAAATCATAGGTCTTGACGTCGAATGGCGTCCAAATCAATCTCGAAACTCCGAAAACCCAATCGCCACCGTCCAACTCTGCACCGGCAACCGTTGTCTCATCTTCCAAATCATCCATTCACCCACCGTTCCACAATCACTAACTAATTTTCTCAATAATCCTAATTACACGTTTGTAGGTGTTGGAATTGAAAGTGATGTTGAGAAGTTGATCTTGGATTATAATCTTGTGGTTGCGAAAACGGTGGATGTGAGGACGTTGGCTGCTGACGTGTACGGTTTGAAGGAGTTGAAGAACGCTGGGATTAAGGATTTGTGTGTTAGGGTTTTGGGGAAACAGGTTAATAAGCCGAAAGGGGTTACGATGAGTCGGTGGGATAATCCGTGGTTAGTTCCGGCTCAAGTGCAGTATGCGTGTGTTGATGCGTTTTTGAGTTATGAAATTGGGAGGATTTTGATTAATGGGAATCAGAATTGA